A part of Miscanthus floridulus cultivar M001 chromosome 6, ASM1932011v1, whole genome shotgun sequence genomic DNA contains:
- the LOC136461875 gene encoding uncharacterized protein, giving the protein MASSASLLQASTAFAPVFSPLPSRLQPAPRLHLRGSPNRRRGVSLAASSAASPEVEKESSPSSSPQEPLSAVADSVKVLKEAAKTRKVPTPEILSALSKIKKAKLDTSTFFETLGGTESPGRTWMLIFTAKGRLDKGQYFPVTAVQRFDAAGKRIENGIYLGPVGCLTFEGRLSWKKKILAFIFERVRIKVGPLGPLEIGFGSSNDDREPSIKDPFFVWFYVDEEIAVAQGRGGGVAYWCRCQRVP; this is encoded by the exons atggcgtCGTCTGCCTCCTTGCTCCAAGCTTCCACGGCCTTCGCTCCAGTCTTCTCCCCGCTCCCGTCCCGACTCCAGCCCGCGCCGCGGCTGCATCTCCGCGGCTCCCCCAACCGTCGCCGCGGCGTCTCACTCGCTGCTTCCTCCGCCGCGTCCCCGGAAGTCGAGAAAGAGTCGTCCCCCTCGTCCTCGCCGCAGGAACCTCTGTCG GCTGTCGCGGACAGTGTGAAGGTGCTCAAGGAGGCAGCCAAGACAAGGAAAGTACCTACGCCGGAAATTCTCTCGGCACTGTCCAAGATCAAGAAGGCGAAACTCGACACATCGACATTCTTTGAGACACTTGGTGGTACTGAGTCTCCAGGCAGGACATGGATGCTTATCTTCACTGCAAAG GGTCGGCTGGATAAAGGACAGTATTTTCCAGTGACTGCAGTCCAGCGCTTCGATGCTGCG GGCAAACGGATTGAGAATGGCATATATTTGGGCCCTGTTGGGTGCTTAACGTTTGAAGGGAGGTTGTCATGGAAAAAGAAAATACTCGCATTCATCTTCGAGCGGGTTCGCATAAAGGTTGGACCATTGGGTCCCCTAGAAATCGGCTTTGGAAGCAGCAATGATGATAGGGAACCCAGCATAAAGGACCCGTTCTTTGtttggttttatgttgatgagGAAATCGCTGTTGCGCAAGGCAGAGGCGGTGGAGTAGCTTACTGGTGCAGATGTCAGCGTGTCCCCTGA